Proteins encoded within one genomic window of Edaphobacter lichenicola:
- a CDS encoding GntR family transcriptional regulator: MIKLAKIPNLTELTYRSIKQSVLNGTLGELSRLTEESLATQLGISKSPVREALNRLEAEGLVRIEARRGAYVRQFSAKEIRDLYELRELLEVHAIEAATITPKLLTDLAASINRTKKFLKNGNKLEHIEEDMRFHSLITAATGNQELCRVLENVQQKTLLCRSKSYELSATTAPVAHTRIYQALKKDSKREARLAMRDHIVFVRERLLATFKTPN; this comes from the coding sequence ATGATTAAGCTCGCTAAAATTCCAAATCTCACAGAGCTTACCTACCGCAGCATCAAGCAGAGCGTGCTGAACGGGACCCTCGGCGAACTATCCCGGCTCACCGAAGAGTCCCTCGCCACGCAGCTCGGTATCAGCAAGTCCCCCGTCCGCGAAGCGCTCAATCGACTGGAAGCCGAAGGCCTCGTTCGCATTGAAGCCCGCCGCGGCGCCTACGTCCGCCAGTTCTCCGCCAAAGAGATCCGCGATCTCTACGAACTCCGCGAACTCCTCGAGGTCCACGCCATCGAGGCAGCGACCATCACCCCCAAGTTGCTCACCGATCTCGCCGCCAGCATCAACCGCACCAAAAAGTTCCTCAAGAACGGCAACAAGCTCGAGCACATCGAAGAGGACATGCGGTTTCACAGCCTCATCACCGCCGCCACCGGCAACCAGGAGCTCTGCCGCGTCCTCGAAAACGTGCAGCAAAAAACTCTCCTCTGCCGCTCCAAATCCTATGAGCTCTCAGCGACCACAGCGCCCGTAGCACACACCAGGATCTACCAGGCCCTCAAGAAAGACTCCAAGCGCGAAGCCCGCCTGGCCATGCGCGATCACATCGTCTTCGTTCGCGAGCGCCTTCTGGCCACCTTCAAGACCCCAAACTGA